In Cellvibrio polysaccharolyticus, a genomic segment contains:
- the flhA gene encoding flagellar biosynthesis protein FlhA yields the protein MLLAMIILPMPAFLLDTFFTFNIALSIVVLMVGIYSKRPLDFAVFPSILLIATLLRLSLNVASTRVILLNGHEGSDAAGKVIKAFGEVVIGGNYAVGIVVFLILMIINFVVVTKGAGRISEVSARFTLDAMPGKQMAIDADLNAGLIDQDEARDRRKEVAKEADFYGAMDGASKFVRGDAVAGILIMVITIIGGLAIGMIQHGLSFQQAMELYILLTIGDGLVGQIPALLLSVSAAILVTRVNTSEDMGQQVIGQMFATPKALAIAAFILFMMGSIPGMPHVAFMGLGAAAAGLAYFIHWRKNQPVAVEDNGYIPSSARMAPDAQGQGGGMPAAPRTVASLPPAAEPTEVGWDDVQPVDVIGLEVGYRLIPMVDKNQGGELLGRIKGVRKKLSQDMGFLVPTVHIRDNLDLLPNAYRISLMGVAVAEAEVYPDREMAINPGQVFGTLDGIKTKDPAFGLDAIWIQASQKEQAQTLGYTVVDASTVVATHLNQILQQHIHELLGHEDVQKLLDMLAKSSPKLAEELVPNTINLNVFLKVLQNLLRERVPIRDIRSIAEALASTGGKSQDPATLTSIARVALSRQIAQNIVGSELNLPVISLEPALEQLLLGSVQQAQKSGADDSAFIEPGLAERLQQSLISAAQKQEMAGKPLVLLVAAPLRMMLSRFVRHSVPDMRVLAYTEIPDNKQITIDASVGANN from the coding sequence ATGTTGCTGGCAATGATCATATTGCCGATGCCGGCCTTTTTGCTGGATACGTTTTTTACCTTCAACATCGCGCTTTCTATTGTGGTGTTAATGGTTGGTATCTACAGCAAACGTCCGTTGGACTTCGCGGTTTTCCCCTCCATTTTGCTGATCGCAACCCTGCTGCGTTTGTCTCTCAACGTTGCCTCCACCCGCGTAATTCTGCTAAACGGCCACGAAGGTAGCGATGCTGCCGGTAAGGTGATCAAGGCGTTCGGTGAAGTGGTAATTGGCGGTAATTACGCCGTAGGTATTGTGGTATTCCTGATTTTGATGATTATCAACTTCGTGGTAGTGACCAAGGGTGCCGGTCGTATTTCAGAAGTAAGCGCCCGTTTTACCCTGGATGCAATGCCAGGCAAGCAAATGGCGATTGATGCCGACTTGAACGCAGGTCTGATTGATCAGGACGAGGCGCGTGATCGCCGTAAGGAAGTTGCCAAAGAGGCTGACTTCTATGGCGCGATGGACGGTGCGAGCAAGTTTGTGCGCGGCGATGCGGTGGCGGGCATTTTGATTATGGTGATCACCATCATCGGTGGTCTGGCTATCGGTATGATCCAGCACGGCCTGAGTTTTCAGCAGGCAATGGAGTTGTACATTCTGCTGACCATTGGTGATGGTCTGGTGGGTCAAATTCCGGCGCTGTTATTGTCTGTGTCTGCCGCTATTCTGGTAACCCGCGTTAATACCTCCGAAGACATGGGCCAGCAGGTGATCGGCCAAATGTTTGCTACGCCCAAGGCGCTGGCGATTGCCGCTTTTATCCTGTTTATGATGGGTTCCATCCCCGGTATGCCGCACGTGGCATTTATGGGGTTAGGCGCGGCGGCGGCTGGCCTGGCGTATTTTATTCACTGGAGAAAAAATCAGCCGGTCGCGGTTGAAGATAATGGCTATATTCCCTCGTCTGCGCGCATGGCACCGGACGCGCAAGGGCAGGGCGGCGGTATGCCCGCTGCTCCTCGTACGGTGGCCTCTCTGCCGCCGGCGGCAGAACCGACCGAAGTAGGTTGGGACGATGTACAGCCGGTGGATGTGATCGGTCTGGAAGTGGGTTACCGGCTTATCCCGATGGTGGATAAAAACCAGGGCGGCGAATTGCTGGGGCGAATCAAAGGCGTCCGCAAAAAACTGTCTCAGGATATGGGTTTTCTGGTGCCTACGGTTCACATTCGCGACAACCTGGATCTGTTGCCCAATGCCTATCGCATCAGTTTGATGGGCGTTGCTGTTGCCGAAGCCGAAGTCTATCCGGATCGCGAGATGGCGATTAACCCGGGCCAGGTATTTGGCACCCTGGACGGTATTAAAACCAAAGACCCGGCGTTTGGTCTGGATGCTATCTGGATTCAGGCATCACAAAAAGAGCAAGCGCAAACCCTCGGTTACACCGTGGTAGATGCAAGTACCGTGGTTGCCACTCACCTTAACCAGATTCTGCAACAGCACATCCACGAATTGCTTGGCCATGAAGATGTGCAAAAGCTGCTGGATATGCTGGCCAAATCCTCTCCCAAGCTGGCAGAAGAGTTGGTGCCCAACACCATCAACCTCAATGTGTTCCTGAAAGTTCTGCAGAATCTATTGCGGGAGCGGGTGCCCATCCGTGATATCCGCTCCATCGCCGAAGCGTTGGCGTCTACCGGCGGCAAGAGTCAGGATCCCGCCACTTTAACGTCAATTGCACGGGTTGCCCTGTCTCGCCAGATAGCCCAAAACATTGTCGGTTCCGAGCTAAACCTGCCAGTTATCTCGCTTGAGCCCGCGCTGGAACAGTTATTGCTGGGTAGTGTGCAACAGGCACAAAAATCTGGCGCTGATGACAGTGCGTTTATTGAGCCGGGGCTGGCTGAGCGCTTGCAGCAATCGCTGATAAGTGCGGCACAGAAGCAGGAAATGGCGGGTAAACCGCTGGTACTGCTGGTTGCAGCGCCCCTGCGCATGATGCTGTCACGGTTTGTTCGCCACAGCGTGCCGGATATGCGGGTATTGGCCTACACCGAAATACCTGACAACAAGCAAATTACGATTGATGCCAGCGTTGGCGCCAACAATTAA
- the flhF gene encoding flagellar biosynthesis protein FlhF produces the protein MQVKRFVAADMRRALELVRQELGPDAIILSSSRTKDGVELLTTLAADSELAQLQQAAQVRSLPTPAVQTAPEPAHRPTSFAPAFAEASALSRAMDAENYSASGKSEQELADEMERARERMLASRRAEASAKSLLREQQERISQPAPRIQEDMPVRAATRAPSAAERYPLVDTQEENYPVRAAAESQQLSDLQAELADMRFMLEQQLQALTGQQGMASSPVLASVGRRLERMGFTSNIIANVLTRCKRQDVLPEAWADAQANLARQLPVAGRDVVDQGGIYAFVGPTGVGKTTTIGKLAARFVLRHGADSVALITTDTYRIAAHDQLRSMARIMRVPVRVVEDKQELGQVIDSLKNYKLILIDTAGFRHGDPHLTAQLQSLAKQPEIKTLLVLSSNSQQQMLKASIHAYGAAGLKGCILTKLDETASLGEALSVIQQSKLPLVYTTDGQDIPKHIEVARGHQLVTRAAGLLKSQMRPSTPVSSQQRTRALV, from the coding sequence ATGCAAGTAAAACGTTTCGTGGCTGCCGATATGCGTCGCGCACTGGAGCTGGTTCGTCAGGAGCTTGGCCCGGACGCTATTATTCTCTCCAGCTCCCGCACAAAAGACGGTGTTGAGCTGCTGACAACGCTTGCTGCTGACAGCGAATTGGCGCAGTTACAACAGGCGGCCCAAGTGCGCAGCCTGCCAACCCCGGCGGTGCAGACAGCTCCTGAACCTGCGCATCGCCCCACCTCCTTTGCCCCGGCTTTTGCCGAAGCCTCAGCGCTTTCAAGAGCCATGGACGCTGAAAATTATTCAGCATCCGGAAAAAGCGAACAGGAGTTGGCCGATGAAATGGAGCGCGCACGCGAGCGCATGCTGGCCAGTCGTCGTGCCGAAGCCTCTGCTAAAAGCTTGCTTCGCGAACAGCAGGAGCGTATTTCGCAACCTGCACCGCGTATTCAGGAAGATATGCCTGTCCGCGCCGCTACGCGTGCGCCCAGCGCTGCCGAGCGTTACCCGCTGGTTGATACCCAGGAAGAAAATTACCCGGTGCGTGCGGCGGCAGAAAGCCAACAATTATCCGATTTGCAAGCCGAGCTGGCGGACATGCGTTTTATGCTCGAGCAGCAACTGCAAGCGCTGACCGGGCAGCAAGGTATGGCGTCATCGCCGGTGCTTGCCAGCGTGGGTCGTCGTTTGGAACGGATGGGCTTTACGTCGAACATCATTGCCAACGTTTTGACCCGCTGCAAGCGTCAGGATGTATTGCCGGAAGCCTGGGCCGATGCGCAGGCCAATCTCGCCCGCCAATTGCCGGTAGCCGGCAGAGACGTGGTAGATCAGGGCGGAATCTATGCGTTTGTTGGCCCAACCGGTGTCGGTAAAACGACGACTATAGGAAAGTTGGCAGCGCGTTTCGTATTGCGCCATGGCGCTGACAGTGTCGCGCTAATAACTACAGATACTTATCGCATTGCGGCGCACGATCAATTACGCTCTATGGCGCGTATTATGCGCGTGCCGGTAAGGGTGGTAGAGGACAAACAGGAGCTCGGCCAGGTTATTGACAGTTTGAAAAATTACAAACTGATTCTCATTGATACGGCGGGTTTTCGACATGGTGATCCGCACCTGACTGCTCAGTTACAATCGCTGGCCAAACAGCCCGAGATTAAAACACTGCTGGTATTGTCGAGTAACAGCCAGCAGCAAATGTTGAAAGCGTCCATTCATGCTTACGGTGCTGCGGGTTTGAAAGGTTGCATTCTTACCAAGCTGGATGAAACCGCCAGTCTGGGAGAAGCCCTGAGTGTAATCCAGCAGAGCAAATTGCCGTTGGTCTACACCACTGACGGCCAGGATATTCCAAAGCACATTGAAGTTGCGCGTGGCCATCAACTGGTAACACGGGCAGCCGGTTTGTTAAAAAGCCAAATGCGACCGTCAACCCCGGTCAGTTCGCAACAGCGAACTCGTGCATTGGTGTAA
- a CDS encoding MinD/ParA family protein, with product MSQLRPVQVIAVSGGKGGVGKSNISVNLSIALAELRRRVVLLDADLSLANVDVLLGLKAEHTLADVLAGTHTLSEVLVTGPAGIKIVPASSGVQRMASLGPAEHAGLINAFNDLGDQVDILVIDTAAGISETVVSFLRAANEIVVVVCDEPSSITDAYALIKLLNKEYQVQRFRVVANMTRTQHEGAHMFNKLNSVCERFLDVSLQFLGSVPFDENVRKSVQKQKALLEFAPSSKAAVAIRNLAKTVDQWPLPGAPTGRLEFFVERLLQAANNRY from the coding sequence ATGAGTCAATTGCGTCCCGTGCAGGTAATTGCCGTATCCGGCGGAAAAGGCGGGGTAGGTAAGAGTAATATTTCCGTCAACCTCAGTATTGCGCTGGCAGAATTGCGCCGTCGCGTGGTCTTGCTGGACGCTGACCTGAGTTTGGCCAACGTGGATGTATTGCTCGGACTAAAAGCCGAACATACCCTGGCAGATGTACTCGCCGGCACCCATACCTTGAGCGAAGTGCTGGTGACCGGCCCTGCTGGTATTAAAATTGTGCCGGCATCCTCCGGTGTGCAGCGCATGGCATCGCTGGGTCCTGCTGAACACGCCGGTCTTATCAACGCGTTTAACGATCTCGGTGACCAGGTTGATATTCTGGTGATTGATACCGCCGCCGGTATTTCCGAGACGGTGGTGAGCTTTCTGCGTGCTGCCAATGAAATCGTGGTGGTGGTGTGTGACGAACCCTCATCCATCACCGATGCTTACGCTTTGATCAAATTGCTCAATAAGGAATATCAGGTACAACGCTTCCGCGTTGTGGCCAATATGACCCGCACCCAGCACGAAGGCGCGCACATGTTTAATAAGTTGAACAGCGTCTGCGAACGATTCCTCGATGTGAGTCTACAATTTCTGGGTAGTGTGCCGTTTGATGAGAATGTTCGTAAATCGGTACAAAAGCAAAAGGCTTTGCTGGAGTTCGCCCCTTCTTCAAAAGCTGCTGTTGCCATTCGTAATCTGGCCAAAACTGTCGATCAATGGCCGTTACCCGGCGCACCCACCGGTCGTCTGGAGTTTTTTGTCGAGCGCCTGTTACAGGCTGCCAACAATCGCTATTAA
- a CDS encoding RNA polymerase sigma factor FliA: MAAVDGLAMYDKTQQLNQPIRVEEYAPLVKRIAYHMMVRMPACVQVDDLIQAGMIGLLEAVQKYDGTRGASFETYAGIRIRGAIVDEMRRGDWAPRSVHRNTRLIASAIRTVEARCGRDAQDSEIAAELDIPLNEYHAMLQDSNSSRLFSYEETFGDDDSNIDASESSSAYASPLEGLQRDAMKRALAEAIMQLPERERLVLALYYDEELNLKEIGQVLGVSESRVSQIHSQAALRLRTRLTDWKSKD, from the coding sequence ATGGCCGCAGTTGATGGATTAGCCATGTACGACAAGACACAACAACTGAATCAGCCTATCCGTGTTGAGGAATACGCCCCTCTGGTGAAACGCATTGCGTACCACATGATGGTGCGTATGCCTGCGTGTGTGCAGGTAGATGATCTGATTCAGGCGGGCATGATCGGGCTGCTGGAAGCGGTACAAAAATATGACGGTACGCGCGGCGCCAGTTTTGAAACTTACGCCGGTATTCGCATTCGTGGTGCAATTGTTGACGAAATGCGTCGTGGTGACTGGGCTCCCCGCTCGGTGCATCGCAACACCCGTTTGATCGCCAGTGCCATTCGCACGGTAGAAGCCCGCTGCGGGCGCGATGCCCAGGATTCGGAAATCGCCGCCGAGCTGGATATTCCTCTCAATGAATACCACGCGATGTTGCAAGACAGCAACAGCAGCCGCCTGTTCAGTTACGAAGAAACCTTTGGTGACGACGACAGTAACATTGATGCCAGTGAATCCAGCAGCGCCTACGCCAGCCCGCTGGAGGGGTTGCAACGCGATGCCATGAAACGCGCGCTGGCAGAAGCCATTATGCAGTTGCCCGAACGCGAGCGGCTGGTGCTGGCGCTGTATTACGACGAAGAATTAAACCTGAAAGAAATCGGTCAGGTATTAGGGGTAAGCGAGTCGCGGGTGAGTCAAATACACAGCCAGGCAGCGCTTCGCCTGCGTACCCGATTGACCGATTGGAAGAGCAAAGATTGA
- the cheY gene encoding chemotaxis response regulator CheY has product MDKNMKILIVDDFSTMRRIIKNLLRDLGFSNTHEADDGVTALPMLKGGDFDFLVTDWNMPGMTGIDLLRAVRADERLSSLPVLMVTAEAKRDQIIEAAQAGVNGYVVKPFTAQALKEKIEKIFERVG; this is encoded by the coding sequence TTGGATAAGAATATGAAAATCCTGATCGTTGACGACTTTTCGACGATGCGACGGATTATTAAGAATCTGCTCAGAGATCTCGGGTTTTCCAACACCCATGAAGCAGATGATGGCGTGACGGCATTACCTATGCTCAAAGGCGGTGATTTTGATTTTCTGGTCACCGACTGGAATATGCCCGGTATGACCGGTATTGATTTGCTGCGTGCGGTACGCGCCGACGAACGTCTGTCGTCTCTGCCAGTGCTGATGGTAACCGCCGAAGCCAAACGCGATCAGATCATTGAAGCGGCGCAAGCCGGTGTGAACGGTTATGTGGTTAAACCCTTTACCGCTCAAGCTCTCAAGGAAAAAATCGAGAAAATTTTCGAGCGTGTCGGCTGA
- a CDS encoding protein phosphatase CheZ, with product MTSDIQLHTNEDFIGELKECAKLLTEKLQDNQFEDASHLIHQMLASRDHHIFQSVGRLTRGLHNAIVNFHVDADLSREPPHIESSEIQDASNRLNYVIELTRKAAEKTMDMVDEASPIAMNLGQEASVLRDQWARLKRREMGPDEFRELYGRMDDFLAQMAVGTEQLGRNLQEIILEQGFQDLTGQVLKRVIGLINDVEQDLVSLVRIAGQVEEVAGITSSGDQQDRAALIEKRKTEAEGPQINPVGRNDVVSNQDEVDDLLSSLGF from the coding sequence ATGACATCAGACATTCAGTTGCACACCAACGAGGATTTTATTGGCGAGCTGAAAGAGTGTGCCAAATTATTGACTGAGAAATTGCAAGACAATCAATTTGAAGACGCATCACACTTGATCCACCAAATGTTGGCCTCTCGTGATCACCATATTTTCCAATCCGTTGGTCGCTTGACCCGCGGTCTGCATAACGCCATCGTTAATTTTCATGTTGACGCCGATCTCTCCCGCGAACCGCCGCACATCGAATCTTCTGAAATTCAGGATGCCTCCAATCGCCTCAACTATGTCATCGAGCTGACCCGCAAGGCTGCCGAAAAAACCATGGACATGGTTGATGAAGCATCACCGATTGCGATGAATCTCGGTCAGGAAGCCAGTGTATTGCGCGACCAGTGGGCGCGTTTGAAACGCCGCGAAATGGGTCCGGATGAATTCCGTGAACTTTACGGCCGCATGGACGACTTCCTCGCGCAAATGGCGGTGGGAACCGAGCAGCTGGGTCGCAACCTGCAGGAAATTATTCTGGAGCAAGGCTTTCAGGATCTCACCGGGCAGGTGCTTAAGCGCGTTATTGGTTTGATTAACGATGTGGAACAGGATCTGGTGAGCCTGGTTCGCATCGCCGGGCAAGTAGAAGAAGTGGCCGGCATTACCAGCTCCGGTGATCAACAAGACCGCGCTGCACTGATTGAAAAACGAAAAACCGAAGCGGAAGGGCCGCAAATCAACCCGGTCGGGCGCAACGATGTTGTGTCCAATCAGGATGAAGTTGACGACTTGCTTTCCAGTCTCGGGTTCTAG
- a CDS encoding chemotaxis protein CheA yields MSFGDDEDILQDFLVEAGEILERLSQQLVDLEQRPDDTDLLNAIFRGFHTVKGGAGFLQLTPMVECCHLTENLFDILRTGKRTVTSELMDVVLQALDAVNQQFELVSRHETLPPVDASLISALERLVSCEDVAPAAAPEPVATAPAPAAAVPDGDITDAEFEQLLDALSPETAASTTPSVAAAGSASDISEDEFEALLDQLHGSGKAPGKTAPAPAVKAGNTDDISDDEFEALLDQLHGSGKAPGKTAPAPVAAAAPAPAASSSASTSDSISEDEFEALLDQLHGKGKAPAAAAKPAAAKPLPQAPAAAPAAATPAAARPVEAPKAVAAANHDRETPPAVETTVRVDTQRLDDIMNMVGELVLVRNRLVRLGIGSQDEALVKAVANLDVVTADLQTSVMKTRMQPIKKVFGRFPRVVRDLARNLKKEINLELVGEETDLDKNLVEALADPLVHLVRNSVDHGIELPEVRETAGKPRMGQIVLSAEQEGDHILLAISDDGAGMDPVKLRRIAVERGMFDEDTAARLSDTEAFNLIFAPGFSTKKEISDVSGRGVGMDVVKTKITQLNGTVEIQSTMGKGTRLIIKVPLTLAIMPTLMIMLENQTFALPLASVNEIFHMDLRKTHIVDGQECIAIRDQAIPLFHLKQWLVKRPWQHDKSDFAHVVIVTVGTRRVGFVVDQLIGQEEVVIKPLGKMLQGTPGMAGATITGDGTIALILDIPSMLRRYARGSASWGHN; encoded by the coding sequence ATGAGTTTTGGTGATGACGAAGATATTCTTCAGGATTTTCTGGTAGAAGCCGGCGAAATTCTCGAAAGATTGTCCCAGCAGCTGGTAGATCTGGAGCAACGTCCGGACGATACCGATTTGCTCAATGCAATTTTCCGCGGCTTCCATACGGTCAAGGGCGGCGCCGGCTTTTTGCAGTTGACCCCCATGGTGGAATGTTGCCACCTGACTGAAAACCTCTTTGATATCCTGCGCACGGGCAAGCGCACGGTGACCTCTGAACTGATGGACGTGGTGCTGCAGGCACTGGATGCGGTGAACCAGCAATTTGAGCTGGTATCGCGTCATGAAACCCTGCCACCGGTTGATGCATCGCTGATTTCTGCACTGGAGCGTCTGGTGTCCTGCGAAGATGTTGCCCCCGCTGCTGCACCCGAGCCGGTGGCCACTGCGCCAGCGCCTGCCGCTGCAGTACCCGATGGCGACATTACCGATGCAGAATTCGAGCAACTACTGGATGCACTGAGTCCGGAAACCGCTGCCAGCACAACGCCGTCTGTTGCTGCGGCCGGTTCTGCCAGTGATATTTCCGAAGATGAATTTGAAGCCTTGCTGGATCAATTGCACGGTAGCGGTAAAGCACCGGGTAAAACAGCACCGGCGCCAGCCGTAAAAGCCGGTAACACGGACGATATCAGCGATGACGAATTTGAAGCCTTGCTGGATCAATTGCACGGGAGCGGTAAAGCGCCGGGTAAAACAGCACCTGCGCCGGTAGCCGCTGCCGCACCTGCACCGGCTGCCTCAAGCTCTGCAAGCACGTCTGACTCCATCAGCGAAGATGAATTTGAAGCCTTGCTGGATCAATTGCACGGCAAAGGCAAAGCACCTGCCGCGGCCGCTAAACCGGCTGCGGCAAAACCTCTGCCGCAAGCTCCTGCTGCCGCTCCGGCGGCTGCAACACCCGCAGCAGCGCGTCCCGTAGAAGCTCCCAAAGCTGTGGCCGCCGCCAACCACGACCGGGAAACACCACCGGCTGTTGAAACAACAGTGCGTGTGGATACCCAGCGTCTTGATGACATCATGAATATGGTGGGCGAGCTGGTGCTGGTAAGAAATCGCCTGGTTCGCCTGGGTATTGGCTCGCAGGATGAGGCGCTGGTTAAAGCCGTTGCCAACCTCGACGTTGTTACCGCCGATTTGCAAACCTCGGTCATGAAAACCCGGATGCAGCCGATCAAAAAAGTGTTCGGCCGCTTTCCGCGTGTGGTTCGCGATCTTGCCCGCAACCTGAAAAAAGAAATCAACCTTGAGCTGGTTGGTGAAGAAACCGATCTCGATAAAAATCTCGTGGAAGCGCTCGCCGATCCGTTGGTGCATCTGGTGCGCAACTCGGTGGATCACGGTATTGAACTGCCGGAAGTGCGTGAAACCGCTGGCAAACCGCGCATGGGTCAAATTGTTCTTTCTGCCGAGCAGGAAGGCGATCATATTTTACTGGCAATCAGTGATGATGGCGCCGGCATGGACCCGGTCAAATTGCGTCGCATTGCCGTTGAGCGTGGCATGTTTGACGAAGACACTGCGGCGAGACTGTCTGACACGGAAGCGTTCAATCTGATTTTCGCGCCGGGTTTTTCTACCAAAAAAGAAATTTCCGACGTGTCCGGCCGCGGTGTCGGCATGGACGTGGTGAAAACCAAAATTACCCAATTGAATGGTACGGTTGAAATTCAATCCACCATGGGTAAAGGCACCCGGTTAATTATCAAGGTGCCCTTGACGCTGGCCATTATGCCGACGTTGATGATCATGCTGGAGAATCAAACCTTCGCACTGCCGCTGGCAAGCGTGAATGAAATTTTCCATATGGATTTGCGCAAAACCCACATTGTCGACGGGCAGGAATGTATTGCAATTCGCGATCAGGCGATTCCGCTTTTCCACCTCAAACAATGGTTGGTGAAGCGTCCCTGGCAACACGACAAAAGCGATTTCGCACACGTGGTTATCGTTACAGTAGGTACCCGTCGTGTCGGTTTTGTGGTGGATCAATTGATCGGTCAGGAAGAAGTGGTTATCAAACCGCTGGGCAAAATGTTGCAAGGCACTCCAGGTATGGCGGGCGCTACTATCACCGGCGATGGCACTATTGCATTGATTCTGGATATTCCCAGCATGTTGCGCCGTTATGCGCGCGGCTCAGCCAGCTGGGGTCATAATTAA
- a CDS encoding protein-glutamate methylesterase/protein-glutamine glutaminase has protein sequence MRLRVLVVDDSHFFQLRLKEIINRHPQLEVIGIANNGREAVEKAAELRPDIITMDFEMPVMDGITAVRHILAHRRVPILMFSSLTYEGARVTLDALAAGAMDFIPKDFAEVSRSSDALTKKLHERLVTLATAGKSFSTQSTPAIAALRQSRLASAATTPAPAPAAHHAPLRSLREAGAATPEHSALEKNSADDRLKKRPNLLIIGASTGGPVALNDVLVNLPANFPLPIVLVQHMPENFTRAFAERLNKQCKIEVREAVDGDVLHPGLALLAPGGKQLMLDKRLGGSVRILPDDERVNYKPSLDITFGSAANVYHDRVLGVVLTGMGSDGCKGAGLLKTAGSVIWSQDEASCVIYGMPMAVARAGFSDKVLPLSDIGPRLVREVM, from the coding sequence ATGCGGCTGAGAGTTCTTGTGGTGGACGATTCGCATTTTTTTCAATTGCGATTGAAAGAAATTATTAATCGTCATCCGCAACTGGAAGTAATCGGCATTGCCAACAATGGCCGTGAAGCGGTAGAAAAAGCAGCGGAGCTGCGCCCTGATATCATCACCATGGATTTTGAAATGCCGGTGATGGACGGCATTACGGCGGTGCGACATATTCTGGCGCATCGTCGCGTGCCTATCCTGATGTTTTCATCGCTCACCTACGAAGGCGCGCGCGTTACCCTGGATGCGCTGGCTGCCGGGGCGATGGATTTTATTCCCAAGGATTTTGCCGAAGTATCGCGCAGCTCGGATGCTTTGACAAAAAAATTGCATGAACGGCTGGTAACCCTGGCTACCGCCGGGAAAAGTTTTTCAACGCAATCTACGCCGGCAATTGCAGCGCTGCGTCAATCGCGCCTCGCTTCTGCGGCTACTACACCCGCGCCAGCTCCCGCTGCACACCATGCACCGCTGCGTTCCCTGCGCGAGGCGGGTGCGGCGACGCCCGAACATTCTGCGTTGGAAAAAAATTCGGCTGATGATCGTTTAAAAAAACGACCGAATTTATTAATTATTGGCGCATCAACCGGTGGTCCGGTCGCGTTAAATGATGTTCTGGTTAATTTGCCCGCCAATTTTCCGTTGCCCATTGTACTGGTGCAGCATATGCCGGAGAATTTTACCCGTGCCTTTGCGGAACGCCTCAACAAGCAATGCAAAATTGAAGTGCGTGAAGCGGTTGATGGCGATGTGTTGCATCCGGGGCTGGCATTGCTGGCGCCAGGTGGCAAGCAGTTAATGCTCGATAAACGCCTCGGTGGCAGTGTGCGTATTTTGCCGGATGATGAGCGGGTAAATTACAAACCGTCACTCGATATTACCTTCGGCTCGGCCGCCAATGTTTATCACGACCGGGTATTGGGTGTGGTATTAACTGGCATGGGTTCGGATGGTTGCAAAGGCGCCGGGTTATTAAAAACCGCCGGTTCGGTTATCTGGTCTCAGGACGAGGCCAGTTGTGTTATTTATGGTATGCCGATGGCGGTTGCACGTGCCGGCTTTAGTGACAAGGTTTTACCACTATCGGATATCGGCCCACGTCTGGTTCGTGAGGTGATGTAA
- a CDS encoding flagellar motor protein → MDILSILGVIIGFAALIGGNFIEGGSIYSLINGPAALIVIGGTLGAAILQTPQHSLKRALNMFSWVFRPPVNPFKQCIAQIVRWATAARKEGLLGLEQLADREKDKFARKGLQLLVDGNEPEVIRRILEADLIIDEQRDHDAIKFYESMGGYAPTIGIIGAVMGLIHVMRNLADPEQLGPGIAVAFVATIYGVALANLLLLPIANKLRMCVNERSQYRELVIDGITSIADGENPRSIEMKLNSYLH, encoded by the coding sequence ATGGACATATTGAGCATCCTCGGTGTCATCATCGGTTTTGCGGCATTGATCGGCGGTAATTTTATTGAAGGCGGTTCCATTTATTCGTTAATTAATGGGCCTGCCGCGCTGATCGTTATTGGTGGCACTTTGGGTGCCGCTATTTTGCAAACGCCGCAACACAGCCTCAAGCGGGCGCTCAATATGTTTTCCTGGGTATTTCGCCCGCCGGTTAATCCCTTCAAACAATGCATCGCGCAAATCGTGCGCTGGGCAACCGCCGCCAGAAAAGAAGGTTTGCTGGGGCTTGAGCAACTGGCAGACCGCGAAAAAGATAAATTTGCCCGCAAGGGTTTGCAGCTGCTGGTTGATGGCAATGAACCGGAAGTGATTCGCCGTATTCTTGAAGCGGATTTGATTATTGATGAGCAGCGCGATCACGACGCCATCAAATTTTATGAAAGCATGGGCGGTTACGCACCGACCATCGGCATCATCGGTGCGGTGATGGGGTTGATTCATGTTATGCGCAATCTCGCCGACCCGGAACAATTGGGGCCGGGCATTGCGGTAGCTTTTGTGGCAACGATTTACGGTGTCGCCCTGGCCAATTTGTTGTTATTACCCATCGCTAATAAATTGCGGATGTGTGTGAACGAGCGCTCCCAGTACCGTGAGCTGGTGATTGACGGTATTACTTCCATTGCGGATGGTGAAAACCCGCGTTCCATTGAAATGAAACTCAACAGCTATTTGCATTGA